The Nocardioides pantholopis genome window below encodes:
- a CDS encoding alpha-ketoacid dehydrogenase subunit alpha/beta gives MVSLAAEDLVEMYRRMVRIRRFEEQTSALYRDTEVPGFVHLSIGQEASAVGACWPLRRTDGITSTHRGHGHCIAKGLDVQGMFAELMGKSTGTCGGRGGSMHIADPGLGIYGANGIVGAGLPIATGAAQAARLDGDGVVVAFFGDGAVAQGMFHEALNLAGVWNLPVLFLCENNHYSEFSPEASQHRAPLAARAAGYGMEHHLVDGNDVVAVAEATSRLIEAMRAGSGPCILEADTYRWHGHYEGDPQRYRTPEELTTWQGRDPLVVARRRLAEAGVEEATVRGVEDEVETEIEAAVAQARLDPEPEPLSLTDFVYAERAAVAEPAEVSADAPVFKTMAAVRQAIEHEMLADPSVYVAGVDVAAGGNVFGLFRGLAEAFPGRVLDTPISESAVLGSAVGAAMAGKKPVVELMYMDFIGVCFDALLNQAAKLRFMTGGRAPMSLVVRTQFGAGRSSGSQHSQSLEALLAHVPGLTVVMPSNPTEAYGLLRSAIQDPNPVVFVENRLQYGMKGPQPPEDYRVPLGKARVRRPGTDVTVVSYSRLAVEAEAAADELAAEGISAEVIDLRTVMPLDRETILESVRHTHRLVIVHEGVMDFGVGAEIAAMAANEGFWYLDAPVVRVAPPAMPAPYAPALEKLWLPDRAVIADAIRRAVQV, from the coding sequence ATGGTGAGCCTTGCCGCCGAGGACCTGGTCGAGATGTACCGCCGGATGGTCCGCATCCGCCGCTTTGAGGAGCAGACCTCGGCGCTGTACCGCGACACCGAGGTGCCCGGCTTCGTGCACCTCTCGATCGGGCAGGAGGCCTCCGCGGTGGGCGCCTGCTGGCCGTTGCGGCGTACCGACGGCATCACCTCGACCCACCGCGGCCACGGGCACTGCATCGCCAAGGGCCTGGACGTGCAGGGGATGTTCGCGGAGCTGATGGGCAAGTCCACCGGCACCTGCGGGGGCCGGGGCGGATCGATGCACATCGCCGACCCGGGCCTCGGCATCTACGGGGCCAACGGCATCGTCGGCGCCGGCCTGCCCATCGCCACCGGCGCCGCCCAGGCCGCGCGTCTGGACGGCGACGGGGTCGTGGTCGCGTTCTTCGGCGACGGCGCCGTCGCGCAGGGCATGTTCCACGAGGCCCTGAACCTGGCCGGGGTGTGGAACCTCCCGGTGCTCTTCCTGTGCGAGAACAACCACTACTCGGAGTTCTCACCCGAGGCCAGCCAGCACCGGGCGCCGCTCGCGGCGCGGGCCGCCGGCTATGGGATGGAGCACCACCTCGTCGACGGCAACGACGTGGTGGCGGTCGCGGAGGCCACGTCCCGCCTCATCGAGGCGATGCGCGCGGGCAGCGGGCCGTGCATCCTCGAGGCCGACACCTACCGGTGGCACGGCCACTACGAGGGGGACCCGCAGCGCTACCGCACGCCCGAGGAGCTCACCACCTGGCAGGGGCGTGACCCGCTCGTGGTCGCCCGCCGGCGGCTCGCCGAGGCCGGCGTCGAGGAGGCGACGGTCCGCGGCGTCGAGGATGAGGTCGAGACCGAGATCGAGGCCGCGGTCGCGCAGGCGCGGCTGGACCCCGAGCCCGAGCCGCTCAGCCTGACCGACTTCGTCTACGCCGAGCGGGCCGCGGTGGCCGAGCCGGCGGAGGTCTCTGCCGACGCCCCGGTCTTCAAGACCATGGCGGCCGTGCGCCAGGCGATCGAGCACGAGATGCTCGCCGACCCCTCGGTCTACGTCGCCGGAGTTGACGTCGCGGCCGGCGGCAACGTCTTCGGGCTGTTCCGGGGGCTGGCCGAGGCGTTCCCCGGCCGGGTCCTGGACACCCCGATCTCCGAGAGCGCGGTGCTCGGCTCGGCGGTCGGCGCGGCGATGGCGGGCAAGAAGCCCGTGGTCGAGCTGATGTACATGGACTTCATCGGGGTCTGTTTCGACGCGCTGCTCAACCAGGCGGCCAAGCTGCGGTTCATGACCGGAGGGCGGGCGCCCATGTCGCTCGTCGTGCGCACCCAGTTCGGCGCCGGCCGGTCCTCGGGCAGCCAGCACTCGCAGAGCCTGGAGGCGCTGCTAGCCCATGTGCCGGGACTGACCGTGGTGATGCCCTCGAACCCCACCGAGGCCTACGGGCTGCTGCGCTCGGCGATCCAGGACCCGAACCCGGTGGTGTTCGTGGAGAACCGGCTGCAGTACGGCATGAAGGGACCGCAGCCGCCCGAGGACTACCGCGTGCCGCTCGGCAAGGCCAGGGTGCGCCGCCCCGGCACCGACGTGACGGTGGTGTCCTACTCCCGACTCGCGGTGGAGGCCGAGGCGGCCGCCGACGAGCTGGCCGCCGAGGGCATCTCGGCCGAGGTCATCGACCTGCGCACGGTGATGCCGCTGGACCGGGAGACCATCCTGGAGTCCGTGCGCCACACGCACCGCCTGGTGATCGTGCACGAGGGCGTCATGGACTTCGGGGTCGGCGCCGAGATCGCGGCGATGGCGGCCAACGAGGGATTCTGGTACCTCGACGCCCCCGTGGTGCGGGTCGCCCCGCCGGCGATGCCCGCGCCGTACGCCCCGGCGCTGGAGAAGCTGTGGCTCCCGGACCGCGCGGTGATCGCCGACGCGATCCGGCGGGCGGTGCAGGTGTGA
- a CDS encoding SDR family NAD(P)-dependent oxidoreductase has protein sequence MSAAGQAPAVRLDGKVVWVTGASRGLGRSVATGLVAAGAQVVLSARSAEDLDRLVAELPRDSCSPIALTVDDEPAVDAAVEQIVARHGRLDGLVNGAGISPTFTPAVDVAAADWRQVLGVNLTGTFLCARAAGRQMLAQGSGSVVNVTSVHARQGFERIAAYAASKGGVEALTRVLSLEWATAGVRVNNLAPGYYDTDLSHGLLESRWGDRIRSRTPMGRTGLPHELVGAAVFLLSDAASFVTGSTLTVDGGWSAW, from the coding sequence ATGAGCGCGGCGGGACAGGCGCCCGCCGTGCGCCTCGACGGCAAGGTCGTCTGGGTGACCGGCGCCAGCCGCGGGCTGGGTCGCTCGGTCGCGACCGGCCTGGTGGCGGCGGGGGCGCAGGTAGTGCTCAGCGCGCGCAGCGCCGAGGACCTCGACCGGCTGGTCGCCGAGCTGCCGCGGGACTCGTGCTCGCCGATCGCGCTCACGGTGGACGACGAGCCGGCCGTGGACGCGGCGGTCGAGCAGATCGTGGCCCGGCACGGACGCCTGGACGGACTGGTGAACGGCGCCGGCATCAGCCCGACGTTCACGCCGGCGGTGGACGTGGCCGCCGCCGACTGGCGCCAGGTGCTTGGGGTGAACCTGACCGGCACCTTCCTGTGTGCCCGTGCCGCGGGCCGGCAGATGCTCGCCCAGGGCTCCGGCTCGGTCGTCAACGTCACCTCGGTGCACGCCCGGCAGGGCTTCGAGCGCATCGCGGCGTACGCCGCCAGCAAGGGCGGGGTGGAGGCGCTGACCCGGGTGCTCTCGCTGGAGTGGGCCACGGCGGGGGTGAGGGTCAACAACCTCGCCCCGGGCTACTACGACACCGACCTGAGTCACGGGCTGCTGGAGAGCCGGTGGGGGGATCGGATCCGGTCCCGGACGCCGATGGGCAGGACCGGCCTGCCCCACGAGCTGGTGGGAGCCGCGGTGTTCCTGCTCTCGGACGCCGCCTCCTTCGTCACCGGCAGCACGCTGACCGTGGACGGGGGGTGGTCGGCATGGTGA
- a CDS encoding acyl-CoA synthetase → MENLAFTLDHHAATRPDKVVLTHGATTRTNAELLDRVHALAAGLADLGVGVGDVVAILLPNRVEFFETIYATNRLGAAFLPLNLRLSPAEWSYILGHAGARVVVCDAELAPHLDLLALELDTLEHVLVVEGGAGERTQVGEEASYERLVERRAGARVPVVDLPGDALQRLMYTSGTTSRPKGVMISHRNFMYKSLGMLILLGWSERDIALVSGPLYHVGALDMGGLTALHAGGSLVLQTRFEAGETLDLVERHRPTTVWLAPAMVNALLQHERVATSDLGSLETILSGGEKMPEARLAQILDLMPDVWFADAYGLTETVSGDTYMTRDHMRGKLGSVGRPVPHLQLRVVDEDRDVAPGEVGEVVLRGPKVFGGYWRDPEATAAALRGGWFHTGDLGRLDADGFLYIEDRMKDMIVSGGENIASPEVERVLYEHPDVVEAAVVAMAHERWGQVPRAFVVVRDGAGVGADQLREFCLERLARFKVPQRFDILSSLPRTPSGKVLKRELRDATTGSQR, encoded by the coding sequence GTGGAGAACCTTGCCTTCACCCTCGACCACCACGCCGCGACCCGCCCGGACAAGGTGGTGCTGACGCACGGCGCCACCACCCGCACCAACGCCGAGCTGCTCGACCGCGTGCACGCCCTGGCGGCCGGACTGGCCGACCTCGGCGTCGGCGTCGGCGACGTCGTCGCGATCCTGCTGCCCAACCGGGTGGAGTTCTTCGAGACCATCTACGCGACGAACCGGCTGGGGGCGGCGTTCCTGCCCCTGAACCTGCGGCTCTCGCCGGCCGAGTGGTCCTACATCCTCGGCCACGCGGGCGCCCGGGTGGTGGTGTGCGACGCGGAGCTCGCTCCGCACCTGGACCTGCTGGCCCTGGAGCTCGACACCCTCGAGCACGTGCTGGTCGTCGAGGGCGGCGCGGGGGAGCGGACGCAGGTCGGCGAGGAGGCCAGCTACGAGCGGCTGGTCGAGCGCCGGGCCGGCGCCCGGGTGCCGGTCGTGGACCTGCCCGGCGACGCCCTGCAGCGGCTGATGTACACCTCGGGGACGACGTCACGGCCCAAGGGCGTGATGATCAGCCACCGCAACTTCATGTACAAGAGCCTGGGCATGCTGATCCTGCTCGGCTGGAGCGAGCGGGACATCGCGCTCGTGAGCGGCCCGCTCTACCACGTCGGCGCCTTGGACATGGGCGGCCTCACGGCCCTGCACGCCGGAGGCTCGCTGGTGTTGCAGACCAGGTTCGAGGCCGGAGAGACCCTCGACCTCGTCGAGAGGCACCGGCCCACCACGGTCTGGCTCGCCCCCGCGATGGTCAACGCGCTGCTCCAGCACGAGCGGGTGGCGACCTCCGACCTGGGATCGCTGGAGACCATCCTGAGCGGCGGGGAGAAGATGCCCGAGGCCCGGCTCGCCCAGATCCTCGACCTGATGCCCGACGTCTGGTTCGCCGACGCTTACGGGCTCACCGAGACGGTCTCGGGCGACACCTACATGACCCGCGACCACATGCGCGGCAAGCTCGGGTCGGTCGGCCGGCCGGTCCCGCACCTGCAGCTCCGCGTCGTCGACGAGGACCGGGACGTGGCGCCCGGCGAGGTGGGCGAGGTGGTGCTGCGCGGACCCAAGGTCTTCGGCGGCTACTGGCGCGACCCGGAGGCCACCGCGGCCGCGCTGCGCGGGGGCTGGTTCCACACCGGTGACCTCGGCCGTCTCGACGCCGACGGCTTCCTCTACATCGAGGACCGGATGAAGGACATGATCGTCTCCGGAGGAGAGAACATCGCCTCCCCCGAGGTCGAGCGCGTGCTCTACGAGCACCCCGACGTGGTCGAGGCCGCCGTGGTGGCCATGGCCCACGAGCGCTGGGGGCAGGTCCCGCGGGCGTTCGTCGTGGTCCGCGACGGGGCCGGTGTCGGGGCCGACCAGCTCCGGGAGTTCTGCCTGGAGCGCCTGGCCAGGTTCAAGGTTCCACAGCGCTTCGACATCCTCTCCTCGCTGCCCCGGACCCCCAGCGGCAAGGTGCTCAAGCGCGAGCTCCGCGACGCCACGACCGGGAGCCAGCGATGA
- a CDS encoding acyl-CoA dehydrogenase family protein: MDHELDPELRALREMCTAFAQKEIAPHAAEWSRVGEVPPQLFHAMGDLGLMGMLIDPEHGGSGAGYLAYVTAMEEIGRADQSVAAAWNAHSTIGSLPLASFGSPEQKERWLRPLAEGRALAAFGLTEPGAGSDAAGITTRAQRTAEGWVINGTKMFISNAGTPISQGVTLLARTGEPGSREFGVFYVPTGTPGYRQGRKLEKLGWHALDTRELVFEDCVVAEDHLIGDAGAGLQQFLAVLDGGRISVAALSLSLAQAALDLALAHAAGRRQFGRPIADFQAVRHHLATMATEVAAARGLVYRAAWLADQGLSFSQEAAMAKLYASEVANRAASTSVQIHGGYGYILESEISRFFADAKILEIGEGTNEIQRDVIARDLLRSAGPRSA; the protein is encoded by the coding sequence ATGGACCACGAGCTCGATCCCGAACTGCGCGCGCTGCGCGAGATGTGCACCGCCTTCGCCCAGAAGGAGATCGCCCCGCACGCCGCCGAGTGGTCGCGCGTCGGGGAGGTGCCGCCGCAGTTGTTCCACGCGATGGGCGACCTGGGCCTGATGGGCATGCTGATCGACCCCGAGCACGGCGGGTCCGGCGCGGGCTACCTGGCCTACGTCACCGCCATGGAGGAGATCGGCCGCGCCGACCAGTCCGTCGCCGCGGCGTGGAACGCCCACTCGACGATCGGCTCGCTGCCACTGGCGTCCTTCGGCTCCCCGGAGCAGAAGGAGCGCTGGCTGCGCCCGCTGGCCGAGGGACGCGCGCTGGCGGCGTTCGGGCTCACCGAGCCCGGCGCGGGCTCCGATGCCGCCGGCATCACCACCCGGGCGCAGCGCACCGCCGAGGGGTGGGTGATCAACGGGACCAAGATGTTCATCAGCAACGCGGGCACGCCGATCAGCCAGGGCGTCACGCTGCTGGCGCGCACGGGCGAGCCGGGCAGCCGCGAGTTCGGCGTGTTCTACGTCCCCACCGGGACCCCGGGCTACCGGCAGGGCCGCAAGCTCGAGAAGCTCGGGTGGCACGCGCTCGACACCCGGGAGCTGGTCTTCGAGGACTGCGTCGTCGCCGAGGACCACCTGATCGGGGACGCCGGCGCCGGACTCCAGCAGTTCCTCGCCGTCCTCGACGGCGGCCGGATCAGCGTGGCGGCGCTGTCGCTCTCGCTCGCCCAGGCCGCCCTGGACCTCGCCCTGGCGCACGCCGCCGGCCGCCGCCAGTTCGGGCGGCCGATCGCGGACTTCCAGGCCGTACGCCACCACCTGGCCACGATGGCGACCGAGGTCGCCGCCGCCCGCGGCCTCGTCTACCGCGCCGCCTGGCTGGCGGACCAGGGACTCTCGTTCTCCCAGGAGGCGGCCATGGCGAAGCTGTACGCCTCGGAGGTCGCCAACCGCGCCGCCAGCACCAGCGTGCAGATCCACGGGGGCTACGGCTACATCCTCGAGTCCGAGATCTCCCGGTTCTTCGCCGACGCCAAGATCCTCGAGATCGGCGAGGGGACCAACGAGATCCAGCGCGACGTCATCGCCCGAGACCTGCTGCGCAGCGCCGGCCCGCGCTCCGCCTGA
- a CDS encoding 2,3-butanediol dehydrogenase: MRALRWHGPRDLRLEDVAQPTAEPGRLVVEVALCGLCGTDLHEYAHGPSMIPRGPHRLTGQEPPVTLGHEFVGRVGEIDESDRVAAEAAGLRVGTRVVVDPTVRCGACRWCRVGQYQQCPASGSIGLAVDGGFASHVRAPLGNVHVVPDAVPDELAAVAEPLAVGLHAVTRGGVRPGDNVLVQGAGPIGLACVLSARAAGAGQVFVSEPSPARGRLATELGADVVLDPTASDVRREVFLATGRVGPDVVLEATGVNAVAVASVDTVRRGGTVVMAGIGGADLTLDARKIVLYERTVRGSLGYSYDIPRVLALMAAGRLDPRPMISGVVPLADGIAAFDALLADRSSGAKVLLQPER, from the coding sequence ATGAGGGCGCTGCGCTGGCACGGGCCGCGGGACCTGCGCCTGGAGGACGTCGCGCAGCCCACGGCCGAGCCCGGCCGGCTGGTGGTCGAGGTGGCCCTGTGCGGACTGTGCGGCACCGACCTGCACGAGTACGCGCACGGACCCTCGATGATCCCGCGCGGGCCGCACCGGCTGACCGGCCAGGAGCCTCCGGTCACCCTCGGCCACGAGTTCGTCGGTCGGGTCGGGGAGATCGACGAGAGCGACCGCGTCGCGGCCGAGGCGGCCGGGCTCCGCGTCGGCACCCGTGTCGTCGTGGATCCCACGGTCCGGTGCGGGGCCTGCCGGTGGTGCCGGGTGGGCCAGTACCAGCAGTGCCCGGCCAGCGGCTCGATCGGGCTGGCCGTGGACGGCGGGTTCGCCTCGCATGTGCGAGCGCCGCTCGGCAACGTCCACGTCGTGCCGGATGCGGTGCCCGACGAGCTCGCCGCCGTCGCCGAGCCGCTGGCCGTGGGCCTGCACGCGGTCACCCGCGGAGGGGTCCGGCCGGGGGACAACGTGCTGGTTCAGGGCGCCGGGCCGATCGGCTTGGCCTGCGTGCTGTCTGCCCGCGCCGCGGGCGCAGGTCAGGTTTTCGTGTCCGAGCCGAGCCCGGCACGGGGGCGGTTGGCCACCGAACTCGGCGCCGACGTCGTACTGGACCCCACGGCGAGCGACGTACGCCGCGAGGTCTTCCTCGCGACCGGCCGCGTGGGCCCGGACGTCGTCCTCGAAGCCACCGGGGTGAACGCCGTCGCGGTGGCCTCGGTGGACACGGTGCGCCGCGGCGGCACGGTGGTGATGGCGGGCATCGGCGGTGCCGACCTGACCCTCGACGCCCGCAAGATCGTGCTCTACGAGCGCACCGTGCGCGGCTCCCTTGGCTACAGCTACGACATCCCCCGCGTGCTGGCGCTGATGGCGGCCGGCCGCCTCGACCCCCGTCCGATGATCTCCGGCGTGGTTCCCCTCGCCGACGGGATCGCCGCCTTCGACGCGCTCCTCGCGGACCGAAGCTCCGGAGCCAAGGTGCTCCTCCAGCCCGAAAGGTGA
- a CDS encoding enoyl-CoA hydratase/isomerase family protein: protein MTPIPTRAAAVTYAAADDVGTVTLGEPGRVFVLDGAAVDALESAVDQVERDRPCCLVVVGGGRVFCAGADLEELARLDPPAFGSWNERLARVATRLAELPMPVVAALNGAALGGGLELALAADHRIADPAASVGLPEVGLGFMPGAGGVRRLTRLLGPHRARWLILRGTRLSAAEALEAGLVDEIHADPPARAHEFAEEFRGTSAAALAAVKRAVDTAYSPDAHAIEQELIGALFDTDACRQAIAGFVAARSRRRATAATGTR from the coding sequence GTGACCCCAATCCCCACCCGAGCCGCGGCGGTGACCTACGCGGCCGCCGACGACGTCGGCACCGTGACACTCGGCGAACCTGGCCGCGTCTTCGTCCTCGACGGGGCCGCCGTGGACGCCCTGGAGTCGGCCGTCGACCAGGTCGAGCGGGATCGGCCGTGCTGTCTGGTCGTGGTCGGCGGCGGCCGGGTCTTCTGTGCCGGTGCGGACCTCGAGGAGCTCGCCCGCCTGGATCCGCCCGCGTTCGGGTCCTGGAACGAGCGACTGGCCCGCGTGGCGACCCGGCTCGCCGAGCTCCCGATGCCGGTCGTCGCCGCACTGAACGGTGCCGCCCTGGGTGGTGGCCTGGAGCTAGCCCTGGCCGCCGACCACCGGATCGCTGATCCGGCCGCCAGCGTCGGCCTGCCGGAGGTAGGTCTGGGGTTCATGCCAGGCGCCGGGGGAGTGCGGCGCCTGACTCGCCTGCTGGGCCCGCACCGGGCCCGGTGGCTGATCCTGCGCGGAACCCGGCTGTCGGCCGCTGAGGCGCTCGAGGCCGGGCTTGTCGACGAGATCCACGCCGACCCACCGGCCCGGGCCCACGAGTTCGCCGAGGAGTTCCGCGGCACGTCCGCAGCCGCTCTCGCGGCGGTCAAGCGAGCCGTCGACACGGCGTACTCGCCCGACGCCCACGCCATCGAGCAGGAGCTGATCGGGGCCCTGTTCGACACCGACGCCTGCCGGCAGGCGATCGCCGGTTTCGTGGCCGCCCGCAGCCGCAGGCGGGCCACCGCCGCGACGGGCACCCGATGA
- a CDS encoding GAF domain-containing protein, whose amino-acid sequence MTPMEPIPETVQAARHLEARGQAGGLLEALTELAEEARAVVPDLVSVSITRHAEEVSFTVVATDGPAALLDAVQYAAGGPCLDTATLASPQHARADDVLDEQRWRLFAQATAAEGIRSTLSLPQVVRGRVAGSVNLYASSPTAFDGHHEELAAIFGAVAAGAVTNADLAFTTRRAAEATAGHLHDQDVVEAAVQVIARQTGVSDAVARRRLAIAAEHAGVSVAALARIVVETDTETETGQQRGDDG is encoded by the coding sequence ATGACGCCGATGGAGCCCATTCCGGAGACGGTCCAGGCAGCCCGCCACCTGGAGGCGCGCGGCCAGGCCGGCGGCCTCCTCGAGGCGCTCACCGAGCTCGCCGAGGAGGCCCGGGCGGTGGTGCCCGACCTGGTCAGCGTGAGCATCACCCGGCACGCCGAGGAGGTCAGCTTCACGGTCGTCGCCACCGACGGCCCGGCCGCGTTGCTCGACGCCGTCCAGTACGCCGCGGGCGGCCCGTGCCTGGACACGGCGACCTTGGCGTCACCCCAGCACGCCCGGGCCGACGACGTGCTCGACGAGCAGCGGTGGCGGCTGTTCGCCCAGGCGACCGCTGCCGAGGGGATCCGCAGCACCCTGAGCCTTCCCCAGGTCGTCCGGGGCCGGGTCGCGGGCAGCGTCAACCTCTATGCCTCCTCACCGACCGCCTTCGACGGCCACCACGAGGAGCTGGCCGCGATCTTCGGGGCGGTGGCGGCCGGCGCCGTCACCAACGCCGACCTGGCCTTCACGACCCGGCGCGCCGCCGAGGCCACCGCCGGGCACCTGCACGACCAGGACGTCGTCGAGGCGGCGGTGCAGGTCATCGCCCGCCAGACGGGCGTGAGCGACGCCGTCGCGCGCCGCCGGCTGGCGATCGCGGCCGAGCACGCCGGGGTCAGCGTCGCCGCGCTGGCGCGGATCGTCGTTGAGACCGACACCGAGACCGAGACCGGGCAGCAGCGCGGCGATGACGGCTGA
- a CDS encoding alpha/beta fold hydrolase — MTAEGARLVCVPGLGLNEASWRPTLQALRAAGSRREQAVLELPGYGVRPARGADLRPEALAAVLVDALRRRPARPTVLAAHSASCGIVAHAVLQAPELVSALVLVGPMTDPRAGTWPRMAGRWLRTAGWERPSQVPVLARTYATTGPAWIARTMDHARREDLRTVVRQVHAPVLVVRGRHDRICPQDWADELVAAAPGRARSVTLDAGAHMVPLTHGARLAAALTEAW; from the coding sequence ATGACGGCTGAGGGCGCTCGGCTCGTCTGCGTCCCGGGGCTGGGGCTCAACGAGGCCAGCTGGCGACCGACCCTCCAGGCGCTGCGGGCCGCCGGCTCGCGCCGGGAGCAGGCGGTGCTCGAGCTGCCCGGGTACGGCGTGCGTCCCGCACGGGGCGCCGACCTGCGACCCGAGGCGCTCGCCGCGGTCCTGGTCGACGCGCTGCGCCGCAGGCCCGCGCGCCCGACCGTCCTGGCCGCGCACTCAGCCAGCTGCGGGATCGTCGCCCACGCGGTCCTCCAGGCGCCCGAGCTGGTCTCGGCCCTGGTGCTGGTCGGCCCGATGACCGACCCGCGCGCCGGGACCTGGCCCAGGATGGCCGGACGCTGGCTGCGCACCGCAGGCTGGGAGCGTCCGAGCCAGGTCCCGGTGCTGGCGCGCACCTACGCGACCACCGGGCCGGCCTGGATCGCACGCACCATGGACCACGCCCGTCGCGAGGACCTGCGCACGGTCGTCCGCCAGGTCCACGCCCCGGTCCTGGTGGTCCGCGGCCGCCACGACCGGATCTGTCCGCAGGACTGGGCCGACGAGCTCGTCGCGGCGGCCCCCGGCCGGGCGCGGTCGGTCACCCTGGACGCCGGCGCGCACATGGTGCCGCTGACGCACGGTGCGCGCCTGGCGGCGGCGCTGACCGAGGCCTGGTGA